A genomic region of Pongo pygmaeus isolate AG05252 chromosome 7, NHGRI_mPonPyg2-v2.0_pri, whole genome shotgun sequence contains the following coding sequences:
- the PUF60 gene encoding poly(U)-binding-splicing factor PUF60 isoform X5 produces the protein MATATIALVNGQQGGGSEPAAAAVVAAGDKWKPPQGTDSIKMENGQSTAAKLGLPPLTPEQQEALQKAKKYAMEQSIKSVLVKQTIAHQQQQLTNLQMAAQRQRALAIMCRVYVGSIYYELGEDTIRQAFAPFGPIKSIDMSWDSVTMKHKGFAFVEYEVPEAAQLALEQMNSVMLGGRNIKVGRPSNIGQAQPIIDQLAEEARAFNRIYVASVHQDLSDDDIKSVFEAFGKIKSCTLARDPTTGKHKGYGFIEYEKAQSSQDAVSSMNLFDLGGQYLRVGKAVTPPMPLLTPATPGGLPPAAAVAAAAATAKITAQEAVAGAAVLGTLGTPGLVSPALTLAQPLGTLPQAVMAAQAPGVITGVTPARPPIPVTIPSVGVVNPILASPPTLGLLEPKKEKEEEELFPESERPEMLSEQEHMSISGSSARHMVMQKLLRKQEVGRGAGWWWGRVGGRAAVLSCLPLGPAPQSTVMVLRNMVDPKDIDDDLEGEVTEECGKFGAVNRVIIYQEKQGEEEDAEIIVKIFVEFSIASETHKAIQALNGRWFAGRKVVAEVYDQERFDNSDLSA, from the exons ATGGCGACGGCGACCATAGCTCTC GTCAATGGCCAGCAAGGAGGGGGGTCCGAGCCGGCGGCGGCGGCAGTGGTGGCAGCGGGAGACAAATGGAAACCTCCACAG GGCACAGACTCCATCAAGATGGAGAACGGGCAGAGCACAGCCGCCAAGCTGGGGCTGCCGCCCCTGACGCCCGAGCAGCAGGAGGCCCTTCAGAAG GCCAAGAAGTACGCCATGGAGCAGAGCATCAAGAGCGTGCTGGTGAAGCAGACCATCgcgcaccagcagcagcagctcacCAATCTGCAG ATGGCGGCTCAGCGGCAGCGGGCGCTGGCCATCATGTGCCGTGTCTACGTGGGCTCTATCTACTACGAGCTGGGGGAGGACACCATCCGCCAGGCCTTTGCACCCTTTGGCCCCATCAAGAGCATCGACATGTCCTGGGATTCCGTCACCATGAAGCACAAG GGCTTTGCCTTCGTGGAGTATGAGGTCCCCGAAGCTGCACAGCTGGCCTTGGAGCAGATGAACTCGGTGATGCTGGGGGGCAGGAACATCAAG GTGGGCAGACCCAGCAACATAGGGCAGGCCCAGCCCATCATAGACCAGCTGGCTGAGGAGGCACGGGCCTTCAACCGCATCTACGTGGCCTCTGTGCACCAGGACCTCTCAGACGATGACATCAAGAGTGTGTTTGAGGCCTTTGGCAAGATCAAGTCCTGCACACTGGCCCGGGACCCCACAACGGGCAAGCACAAGGGCTACGGCTTCATTG AGTATGAGAAGGCCCAGTCGTCCCAAGATGCTGTGTCCTCCATGAACCTCTTTGACCTGGGTGGCCAGTACTTGCGGGTGGGCAAGGCCGTCACACCGCCCATGCCCCTACTCACACCCGCCACACCTGGAGGCCTCCCACCTGCCGCTGCTGTGGCAGCTGCTGCAGCCACTGCCAAGATCACAGCTCAG GAAGCAGTGGCCGGAGCAGCGGTGCTGGGTACCCTGGGTACACCTGGACTAGTGTCCCCAGCGTTGACCCTGGCCCAGCCCCTGGGCACTTTGCCCCAGGCCGTCATGGCTGCCCAGGCACCTGGAGTCATCACAG GTGTGACCCCAGCCCGTCCTCCTATCCCGGTCACCATCCCCTCGGTGGGAGTGGTGAACCCCATCCTGGCCAGCCCTCCGACGCTGGGTCTCCTGGAGcccaagaaggagaaggaagaagaggagctgTTTCCCGAGTCAGAGCGGCCAGAGATGCTGAGCGAGCAGGAGCATATGAGCATCTCGGGCAGTAGCGCCCGCCACATGGTGATGCAGAAGCTGCTCCGCAAGCAGGAGGTGGGCAGAGGGgcggggtggtggtgggggagggtaGGGGGCAGGGCCGCAGTGCTCAGCTGTCTTCCCCTCGGCCCTGCCCCACAGTCTACTGTGATGGTTCTGCGCAACATGGTGGACCCCAAGGACATCGATGATGACCTGGAAGGGGAGGTGACAGAGGAGTGTGGCAAGTTCGGGGCGGTGAACCGCGTCATCATCTACCAAGAGAAACAAGGCGAGGAGGAGGATGCGGAAATCATTGTCAAGATCTTTGTGGAGTTTTCCATAGCCTCCGAGACTCATAAGGCCATCCAGGCCCTCAATGGCCGCTGGTTTGCTGGCCGCAAGGTGGTGGCTGAAGTGTACGACCAGGAGCGTTTTGATAACAGTGACCTCTCTGCGTGA
- the PUF60 gene encoding poly(U)-binding-splicing factor PUF60 isoform X6, protein MATATIALGTDSIKMENGQSTAAKLGLPPLTPEQQEALQKAKKYAMEQSIKSVLVKQTIAHQQQQLTNLQMAAVTMGFGDPLSPLQSMAAQRQRALAIMCRVYVGSIYYELGEDTIRQAFAPFGPIKSIDMSWDSVTMKHKGFAFVEYEVPEAAQLALEQMNSVMLGGRNIKVGRPSNIGQAQPIIDQLAEEARAFNRIYVASVHQDLSDDDIKSVFEAFGKIKSCTLARDPTTGKHKGYGFIEYEKAQSSQDAVSSMNLFDLGGQYLRVGKAVTPPMPLLTPATPGGLPPAAAVAAAAATAKITAQEAVAGAAVLGTLGTPGLVSPALTLAQPLGTLPQAVMAAQAPGVITGVTPARPPIPVTIPSVGVVNPILASPPTLGLLEPKKEKEEEELFPESERPEMLSEQEHMSISGSSARHMVMQKLLRKQEVGRGAGWWWGRVGGRAAVLSCLPLGPAPQSTVMVLRNMVDPKDIDDDLEGEVTEECGKFGAVNRVIIYQEKQGEEEDAEIIVKIFVEFSIASETHKAIQALNGRWFAGRKVVAEVYDQERFDNSDLSA, encoded by the exons ATGGCGACGGCGACCATAGCTCTC GGCACAGACTCCATCAAGATGGAGAACGGGCAGAGCACAGCCGCCAAGCTGGGGCTGCCGCCCCTGACGCCCGAGCAGCAGGAGGCCCTTCAGAAG GCCAAGAAGTACGCCATGGAGCAGAGCATCAAGAGCGTGCTGGTGAAGCAGACCATCgcgcaccagcagcagcagctcacCAATCTGCAG ATGGCAGCAGTGACAATGGGCTTTGGAGATCCTCTCTCACCTTTGCAATCG ATGGCGGCTCAGCGGCAGCGGGCGCTGGCCATCATGTGCCGTGTCTACGTGGGCTCTATCTACTACGAGCTGGGGGAGGACACCATCCGCCAGGCCTTTGCACCCTTTGGCCCCATCAAGAGCATCGACATGTCCTGGGATTCCGTCACCATGAAGCACAAG GGCTTTGCCTTCGTGGAGTATGAGGTCCCCGAAGCTGCACAGCTGGCCTTGGAGCAGATGAACTCGGTGATGCTGGGGGGCAGGAACATCAAG GTGGGCAGACCCAGCAACATAGGGCAGGCCCAGCCCATCATAGACCAGCTGGCTGAGGAGGCACGGGCCTTCAACCGCATCTACGTGGCCTCTGTGCACCAGGACCTCTCAGACGATGACATCAAGAGTGTGTTTGAGGCCTTTGGCAAGATCAAGTCCTGCACACTGGCCCGGGACCCCACAACGGGCAAGCACAAGGGCTACGGCTTCATTG AGTATGAGAAGGCCCAGTCGTCCCAAGATGCTGTGTCCTCCATGAACCTCTTTGACCTGGGTGGCCAGTACTTGCGGGTGGGCAAGGCCGTCACACCGCCCATGCCCCTACTCACACCCGCCACACCTGGAGGCCTCCCACCTGCCGCTGCTGTGGCAGCTGCTGCAGCCACTGCCAAGATCACAGCTCAG GAAGCAGTGGCCGGAGCAGCGGTGCTGGGTACCCTGGGTACACCTGGACTAGTGTCCCCAGCGTTGACCCTGGCCCAGCCCCTGGGCACTTTGCCCCAGGCCGTCATGGCTGCCCAGGCACCTGGAGTCATCACAG GTGTGACCCCAGCCCGTCCTCCTATCCCGGTCACCATCCCCTCGGTGGGAGTGGTGAACCCCATCCTGGCCAGCCCTCCGACGCTGGGTCTCCTGGAGcccaagaaggagaaggaagaagaggagctgTTTCCCGAGTCAGAGCGGCCAGAGATGCTGAGCGAGCAGGAGCATATGAGCATCTCGGGCAGTAGCGCCCGCCACATGGTGATGCAGAAGCTGCTCCGCAAGCAGGAGGTGGGCAGAGGGgcggggtggtggtgggggagggtaGGGGGCAGGGCCGCAGTGCTCAGCTGTCTTCCCCTCGGCCCTGCCCCACAGTCTACTGTGATGGTTCTGCGCAACATGGTGGACCCCAAGGACATCGATGATGACCTGGAAGGGGAGGTGACAGAGGAGTGTGGCAAGTTCGGGGCGGTGAACCGCGTCATCATCTACCAAGAGAAACAAGGCGAGGAGGAGGATGCGGAAATCATTGTCAAGATCTTTGTGGAGTTTTCCATAGCCTCCGAGACTCATAAGGCCATCCAGGCCCTCAATGGCCGCTGGTTTGCTGGCCGCAAGGTGGTGGCTGAAGTGTACGACCAGGAGCGTTTTGATAACAGTGACCTCTCTGCGTGA